The DNA segment CCAACTCCTCGTTATCGGTTGCGAGGTTTTCCGACAGCTGGAGGAAGTTCTCACGGGCTTCGTGGATGAGCCTGAGGGCTTTCTGCTTGTTTTTATCTGAGAGGTTTTTTAGTGAGTTGATTTTCTTTTCAACATCCTCTAACGTCTGCGCGACGTCTCGCAGAATCTCTGCGCTTTTCATGACTACACCTCCAAAAGGTAAAAGAAAAGGGGGCTTTAAGCCTTTTGCTGTTTCTCATGGTGCAGGAGCTTCGTAATGCTCCAGTACATCATGATGAATATTGAACCCCAGGCAAATATAAGGAAAGCAAGGGCTCCCGTGTCCATCTTCATCACCTCAGAGCTTTATCAGCACCTCGTTCTTCGCGAGCTCTTCGCCGTACTTCTTCTTGATGGCCATGTATGCCTCGATGGCACCGATGATGAGGATTATGAATATCACTATCCTGGCCCTGGTGATGAGGCTGATGACCTCAGGCGTGTAGTCGTAGCCAAGGACGTTGGTAACGTAGGACTCTGAGACGCTGAAGGCTCCCATCTGGATGTAGTCCCAGGTGTTTCCTGCGAGGAGGATTATCATGAACAGTGGCGCTATGAAGACCATGATGGGCTTGAACCAGCCGGGCACGTTGATGTAGGCCCCCTTGTGGAGCTCCTCCCAGAAGTTGTCGGGCTTGAAGAGCCAGACTGCAACGATGACGTCGAAGAGACCGAGCAGGACGAGGAAGTAGCTGCCGACCCACATGTCGAGCTCGCTGAGGTAAGCAAGGCTGCTGTCGAGTGCAACCGGGAGTCCGAGGATGAACAGGAATACCCAGACGGCCCAGGTGCCTATCTTCCTCTCCAGGTGTATGTCCTCCTCAAGCATGGCCACGAGGTAGTTGTAGGTTGCTATGGCCGAAGTGAATCCTGCGAACCAGAGGAGCAGGAACCACATCGCACCGAATATCTGGCCGGCTGGCATGTTGGCGAAGACGTTCGGTAGTGCCATGTAGGCAAGGCCAACGCCACCCTTGATGGCCTGCTCCGGACCGAGGTAGGCGAAGGCTATCGGGATAGCGAGTGAACCACCGAGGATGACCTCTGCGAACTCGTTGAGCGAAACGGTGGCGAGACCGCTGAGGGCAACGTCGTCCTCCGGGCCAAGGTAGCTGGCGTAGTTGTGGATGATACCCATACCGAGAGACAGTGTGAAGAATATCTGGCCCGCGGCCGCAAGGCTGATCTTGAAGAAGTTCTGGCTCAGCGTCTGGAAGTCTGGCTTCCAGATGTACTCAAGGCCCTTGATAGCGCTCCACTCTGGCTTGACCGGTGAACCGAGGGTCAGTGCCCTGATGACAAGGAGTATGGCAAACACGTAGAGGAGCGGCATCATGACCTTGACCCAGCGCTCGATACCCTTGCTAACACCCTGTCCGACCGCTATTCCGAGGAGGACCATTGTCAGTCCCCAGAAGAATATGACCGCCTTGGTGTTGGCCACGTAGTCCAGGAAGAACTGCACCGTGTCCTTTCCGAAGTATGCTCCGGTTAGGCTGTAGTAGGTGTATGCCGCTGACCAGCCGATTACCTGGTAGTAGTATGAGCTCAGCAGCGAAGCGACCGAGAAAGCCAGCATACCACCGATGATACCAAAGATAAGGGCGGTCTTTGGCTTCAGGCTTTCCCTGGCCATGAGGTAGAACATCGGACCAATTGTACCGTGGCCGTACTTGCCACCGTATCTTCCCGTTGTCCACTCAATCCACATCACTGGTATTCCAAGGAAGAGCAGGGCTATAAAGTACGGTATCATGAAGGCGCCGCCACCGTTGCTAGCCAGCTGGTATGGGAACCTCCAGAAGTTACCAAGACCGATGGCGTTGCCTGCCATAGCTAAAATCAAACCGAGTTTGGTTGCCCATTGATCTCTTTGTTCCACACAATTCACCCCCGTTCTTAAGTGTATGGGCTTTAGCACCCCATGCATGGCTGTGGGGCATTATGTATAAGGCAAGGCATTCTATAAAAAGCTTTCTGATAGCTTTTTTCGACAAAAGACGATTTACTCTGACTTAAAAGTTGAGTTCCTCCTTTCTCGTCATTTTTTCAGTACGTCAGGTTAACGTAAGCGTTAGGGCAACGTATTGACAATCAATAACTGGATAATAAATCATAGTGACGAACAATAGAGTGGAAAAATGGGGAAAGATTTAACTGGTGGGAGAGCAAAGTGGAAACGCCCGATGATTGGAACGAGAGTGATCTGACGGGATGATGACCGACTTCTCGCTGAGGGCCCTCGTTTCAATATAGTTTCATTCATTTTTATTCAATGGTGCCTTTTTATGTGCTCCAATGTATAAAAAATCTTGGATGTACAGCACTGTTTTTGTCTTAAAATTTCGGCAGATTTTTTCTTTTCGCCGAAAATTTCCGTATATAACTTTTTGTTTAAAATTAACCGTTCTCCTGCCTCCTTTGGCGAAAGGTTTATATATGCAAATGCCTAAGGGTATCTCGCAAATTACCGAAACCCGAGGTGGGAAAAATGGTCGAGATTGACCCGTTTGAGATGGCCGTTCAGCAGCTTGAGAGGGCTGCCCAGTTCATGGACATAAGCGAAGAGGCCCTTGAGTGGCTCAAGAAGCCCATGAGGATTGTTGAGGTCTCAGTTCCGCTTGAGATGGACGACGGTTCTGTTAAGGTTTTCACCGGTTTCCGTGTTCAGCACAACTGGGCCCGCGGTCCGACCAAGGGTGGTATAAGGTGGCACCCGGCCGAGACCCTCAGCACTGTCAA comes from the Thermococcus thioreducens genome and includes:
- a CDS encoding sodium-dependent transporter, which produces MEQRDQWATKLGLILAMAGNAIGLGNFWRFPYQLASNGGGAFMIPYFIALLFLGIPVMWIEWTTGRYGGKYGHGTIGPMFYLMARESLKPKTALIFGIIGGMLAFSVASLLSSYYYQVIGWSAAYTYYSLTGAYFGKDTVQFFLDYVANTKAVIFFWGLTMVLLGIAVGQGVSKGIERWVKVMMPLLYVFAILLVIRALTLGSPVKPEWSAIKGLEYIWKPDFQTLSQNFFKISLAAAGQIFFTLSLGMGIIHNYASYLGPEDDVALSGLATVSLNEFAEVILGGSLAIPIAFAYLGPEQAIKGGVGLAYMALPNVFANMPAGQIFGAMWFLLLWFAGFTSAIATYNYLVAMLEEDIHLERKIGTWAVWVFLFILGLPVALDSSLAYLSELDMWVGSYFLVLLGLFDVIVAVWLFKPDNFWEELHKGAYINVPGWFKPIMVFIAPLFMIILLAGNTWDYIQMGAFSVSESYVTNVLGYDYTPEVISLITRARIVIFIILIIGAIEAYMAIKKKYGEELAKNEVLIKL